Below is a window of Chionomys nivalis chromosome 19, mChiNiv1.1, whole genome shotgun sequence DNA.
CGGAACTGCTGATGGTTCAGGAATAGGGCAATGTGTACACACAGCATGTGAACCTATATCTAGAAATGCAGTTTGCAAccattattttcttccttgtgcTATCATGGCTAATTTTGTATGAATGAACCTAGATATGCCCTGAGGTACCAGACATTTGACCAAATAGGATTCTGGCTGTGTTAGAGCAGAGGGGTTCTGGATGAGGTCATTAAGCTTTGAACTGGTCCTTAGTAAAGCAGATTGCTCTAATATAGGTAAGGTTTGTTCAGTCAGCTGAAGGCTCATCTAGAGCAAAAATGCTGCCTATCCTTCACATAGAACTCTGGACTCCTATTTGAGCTGGGATTATCAGTACTTGAGCTCTAAACTGGAACTGCTCCTCTAGCTAGCCAACGGGGCTACCATTATCACTGGAACCAGCTCCTTACCCAGTCCCCTCCTGTGTATACTTGTCATTCCCAATACACTTCCCAATTCACTGGCAAACATCAGAGTCCAACAGCAGATAGACTTCCAGTTCCGACGGCTTCTGCAATTCTCAGTCTTAGCAAAGGGCTTGCCTGCTGTTTACTCTACAGGGAAGCAAGGCGGTATATTAACGGGCTATCTGCTACTGGAGCAGTTAAGGACAGTTTACACAGGTCAGGTCCCTAGCTAGCAATTCACAAGAGTAGAAAATGCCTAGGTGACAAGATGGTAAGAATGGAGCAAAGCCCAATCTCATCTCCACCCAGTGCAGGTGAAGAAGCTCACCCCACTGAATCCTCACCTATGACCCCTGGCTTGCAGTCTAGTCAATCTAGGTAAGCTGGTCCCCCCAGGGCCAGAAGAGGCAGACGGTGATGTTGAGAAATGAGCGATCTGTCTGCACAGCTCACCATCAAGAccacccagtgccattatccagGAGTGTTACAGGCCCCAAAACCAAATGATGGGCTTTTGACTTGCCGGACAGAGCCACGTTGTACAGTTGGCGGGAGACCACCTAGATGGCTAATCTATCCAGTATGTTCTGGTATAAGTGGATGGAAAAAGAGGTCAGGGCCATGGCACCAGGGAATTAAAGGCCAAGATTATAGACCTCTCTGGACAGACATAACCAGTTCCTGAGGCAACTGAACTCCCTGAAGATTCAGGCACGATGGACACGGCTGCAGGTATGTCATAACTTTACCTCCAAGGTTGGGGTGTGGGGGATGAAATGGGGAACTGCTTTCCTGTTCAGCAACTGCTGAATTGTGGTCTGTATAAAATGAATGCAACCATCCAAAGATTAATAGTTTGGgatatttaattattaaactGTTTAAGAGTTATTGCTGCAGTCAGGAAAGGGCATGGAGATGATGGGAAGGTTAGAGAAGACGAGACAGTTTTCAAAGATGCAAGTACCATTTCCGGGTATAAAACTGGTAATATTAAAAGTGACATGGCAGTATATTCACAGTACTACCTACATCTAATACAGAAACAAGACAGTACGGTGTTTGCAGAAGCTACTGTGGCACCTACTAAGCCACATGATACTAGACACCCCACCCACCCCTGACACCGGCTAggcatggcatgcacacacaaagacacacacaatgACAGCCTGAAGTCACACTAAAGTTCCTAATCATAAAGTAGCTACAGCAGGTCCCTCTGAAAAACACCATCACCCATACCAACACTGTCACAAAGGAAGGGAGCAGATCAGTTCCTGGGTCCTCTGAGACTATGGGGGACCTGTTTCTCCATTTTAGGCACTGGCAAGCCAGTGGTGCCTGCTGGGTGATCCCTGGACCTCTCTAGCATGATGCACTGTAGACCCAGAGATGAGTCTTGCATAGCTCTAACCACTGGAAGTGCTCAGGAACTCAGCCTCTTTCTGACACATGCGAGCATCAAGCATCCCTGAAGCCCACAGTGCACTATAGAGCACACAGGAGGGAAGTGGACATACATACTCGCTATGCAATGAGACGGCTAGTAACAGGTCTGGGGTCAGAATAGTGCCGAGGATCACTTCCCAAGGAAGGTGAGGAAGAGCCTGGTAGTTTGGCTCTCTCACAGCCAGCAATATTCAGGAATCCCTGAGAAGGGCAGGGAACAGAGAAAGGCTCCTGTTGACTTgtcctacacacagacacacctcaaAGACTGGTCCATTTCTGCCAGGAACTGGGTGATGAGTAAGTTTACTACTCACTGCTTGGGAGAAAGGCACATGGTATGATCATCGGAGGAGGACAGGGGCTCGAACTAGATCAGAGGCCCCATCCCTAAAAGGGAGAACCAAGTGGGAAGCTGGCATAGGGGTTGGTTCCGACCCTGTATCACCCTGGGCAATCAAGTCTTGTGAAGGAATCCCAGGCCCTAGGTGTAATGGCTGCAGCCATGCCTTTCTACTCCAAAATGCCTCTCTTGTCCTATGCAGCTTCCTTTTAGCAGGGGCTGAGGAACACCCAGTACCTGAAGCTAAAATGCCATCGTACCTTTGGAAGCTGAAtcggggaagaggcaggaagaacacacTGATAGAGAAAGGGTCCCCTGTACTCACACCACTGAGCAAAGTCAAGGACACTTGGGGAGTATTTCCTTCAATAAAAACAGGTTCTCATTACATGATAGATTAAGGCAATGAGGAAGGGGAAGACCCCACCCACATGTGTGCATAGGTGTTTGCCTACACTGCTACTCAAGAAAATATGGGAAAGGGTCTGGTTTCAGCTCATCAGGCCCGGGAGAGGGCTCAGGAGTGATCTACCCCTATCCACAGGCAGCACCACAGCCAAAAGGCCCTGGAGTCTCTGAAAACACCTTCCTTTCCTACCCTACAGTATAGAAGGAACATGGGGAAGTATCACTGCCAACAGGCTTCTCCACTGATGGTAGCAACCAAGGTCATCCACAGAAGACAAAGGAGCACTTCAAACCCTGCTAAGGGACCGTGCTCCAGTTATGCAAAAAAAGAGGTCAATGACCTGGCCAACCTGTGCTTGGAAAAGTAAAACGAGTTGCAATGAAAGTGATCCTGAGAGTCAAGTGACATCTCCTGAAGCAGAGGCTGAAATAACCTCCTGCTTGGGACATGGAAATACCCACCGGGGAACACAGTACATAAATGTCTCCTGCCTGAGAGCCAAACCATCGGACTGAGGCAGCAAAGGCACCCTCTTGCTATCTCACACTTTCCCTAGGAAATCAGGACAGGTCAGAGCCACCATACAATGATTAAGTGAAGATGATGCTAAAGGTGTCAGAGGGGAATATGGTTAAAACAATTTTTAGGGTAACATTTATAACAGGGCAGACTCATTGCGCAGTGGAATCCTTCAGGGTCTTCAAATTAAAAgccacaaaaggaaacaaaaggagtCCTGAGGCTGAAGCTATCTTATGGTTTATCGTATTGTGCTCTCAGGAGCAGGTCCAGACGTCAAGTTGTGTGTGGTCTGTTCCAAATGTCAAGAACCTTCTGAAGGCCTGAAGCTCCATGGAATTATCAAGGATCAAAGTTCAGCGGGGCTTTGGAGAACCATTCATCTGGCTGCCCTGAGTCACAGGGTCGGTACTGTAAAGGCTGTCCAAGAAGACGGAGGATATTTCTGCAACCAGATTCCGGTCAATGGTTGCCTGGGCCATGCCGTAAATGGCACCCTGTAAATCCAACCAAGGACATATTATTAGTGACATAAGTATGGCTGTCATTCATATGCACCTAGCTCCGCTTCCTAGCCCAGCCATCCTATCTTTCCATCAGAAAAGCAGCTGCCATGGGATATTTTTCACAGGTACTTTCCAGCCTGGCTTTCCAAATAAAGGAACTACTCTATGGGGTTTACTGTTTGGGGGCGGGGGAGTGCTCGTTGTCTTTACAGACAGGACAAGAGCCCTGGCTTCCGTTCAGCAGCTTCTGCTTTCCATCCCATCTGAGATACCCAACAAGAAGAAGCAGGACCAGCAGCAACACTAACTGTTGAGGAGAGCTGTGCACTTTGAGCTGAGGCAGAAACAGCCTCAGAAGAGTCTGATCACTTCAGGTTCCCACACAACCCCCAATACTTCTAAGTGGGGATGCCCTGGTATCCTTACCATTCCTGTGGTCTTAGCTTTAGGATTCTTCATGATTTGTGTGACCGATTCCCGAATATCCTTTAGGAACTGGATTGCCACCCGCTTCCGAGTGTGAACTAACGTGATGCAGAAGTGGATGCTATGGGAGAAGAGAGGGCGTGAGAGGGACAGACTGAAAAGAAAGACACCCCACAATAAAGCCACCCCAGGGGAGGGATGCACTGGAGTACTACTGCTCTCAAATCTGTGGGTTTTTTAAGTGAGAAAATTAGGGTTTTCCAGCATGACTAAGAACCACTTTAACAAAATGAACACAGCTGGTTATTCTGTCTTGTCCCCATCCCATAAACAGTCAGTGATGGCTCCGTAAATCACGTGTGTGAGCAATGATGGGTACTAGGTTTTCATCTTAGAGGGTAGGCCCTGATGGAGAGAGAAGCATAGAGCTGAGTCTTAAAGGGCTTCAATGCTCTTATGAAACCCTAACTCatggctaggtggtggtggtggcgcacgcctttaattccagcacttgggaggcaaaggcaggtggagctctgtgagttcaaggccagcctggtctacaagagctagttccaggacacgctccaaagtcatagagaaaccctatctcgagagagaggaaaaaaaacaaaaacaaaaaaaaaaccctaactcaCTTAGAGAAAAATGTGGTCGGTGATGACTGTGACCTGGAGAAGGCAGGCTGTAGACAGGAGTACAAACAAACCTTAGAGAAGTGAGCTGACAGCTATGGACAAGATGGATCACAgactacagaggccagagaaagaacagagagccTTACAAGTGACAACTTGTCTCAGTAGGCTGGCAGTCAGTTCTACTTGAACAAGCAAAGCATTTTGTTCCTTATGTCTACGAACTCCAGTTGCTACCAATGTGTTGGGTTCTAGAAAGTGAACTCTGTATATCGTGTTACCTTTATGACTCAGCTCTTAAGGTCATGAAGTGAAAGGAGGAACAGAGGCGTTAAGCATACCTTTTGGGGAACTGCAAGTAGTTAAAATTCCACCCCTTCGCAGACATCATATTAGATAGTCGGTAGATGTCAAAATCATGGGAACCCAGAGCAATAACTGACACTTGAGGATCCCCCAAAATGAAGATGCCTTTGATGTTTTCCAatctaaaaataagcaaatgagaaagaaattgagCCATATCCACTCCTCTGGTCCTTATCTCAGTTGATGAACACAGGTTACCCTCTGGGACTTTACAGTCTCGTCTTCTACACCAGAGGCCAGGCTGGGATGGGTGATTCTTACGGAGATCAAAATCCCAGAAGACCTAACCTCTGTCCAGAACCATCGGCTTCTCCCAGTCTACCCCACTCCCAAGTCATAGCACAGAATGCAATGCAAGTGTCTCCTCCCCGAGCACCATTTGGTAAGGGGCTGGAAAGGGTGTGCTACCAAGTACAGAGATGCCTTTGGCCAACTAGGAGAAAGCAAGAGACAAAGCAGAACCCCGTTTTCCACACATACTCTGACTTGAGGAAGCGAGCAGTTTTGATGATCTGTTTGGTAGCTTCAACATAGCCGTTCTCACCAAAGTGCATCAAGGTAGCCCAACAGGACGCAATGATGCCACCAGGCCGTGAGCCAGCCATGCTTGGAGATGCGTAGATGCCACCTTGCCAATCTGCACCAACAAAGAACTGGTACTTCCTATACTTCTCGTCAGAGTACAACACCACTGATGAACCTTTGGGAGCATATCCATACTGAGGGGAGAAGCAAAGAGGTCAGAGTGTGGTGGTACCTGGCAACTCTGTCCACACGACCACACATAGtaaagcctgctttcttacaggaGTTCCCATTTGGGTAAGGTTCAGATTTAACAGAGTTAATAGGCAGAAGGAACTCGGGGGATGGGTTCCATGTTCTCTTTGTCAGGGATGAGGAATCTGAGATCCAACAAAAAATGAAGACTAGGtttcctctgtctctcactcAGCTGTTGGCTTTCcttacttaaaattctttctctggGAAGCTGAGCACAGTGGACACACAGTTCTAGCACTTCGAGGTGGaggggaggatcaggaattcacgCTGTctctggctacatagtgaatttcaagccagcctgagctatataaatACCTTgccttaaagagaaaacaaaaactttctcTGGAATAACAAGTCAGTATGAAAATAAGGATAAATTTTTCCTAGtaaaaaccaggaaaaagaaaactcaagtcACTTGGAGGCTCAAATTACTATCTGATCTGATTCCTATTCTATGGCTCAACATTACACTTCTTTTTAAGAATGTACTgagtcaggcagtagtggtgcatgccttcagcatgagaggcagaggcaagtggatgggtggatctccatgagtttgaggctagcttggtctacagagtgagttccagaacagccaaggctattacacagagaagtcctatcttgaagaaaaaaaaaaaaaagaatatattggtggtccaaaagcaaaacaacctattccatcttttttttaaatatttattatgtatacaatattctgtctgtgtgtatacttgcaggccagaagagggcaccacacaccattacagatggttgtgagccaccatgtggttgctgggattgaactcgggacctttagaagagcaggcaatgctcttaacctctgagccatctctccagccccaacctatTCCATCTTGCAATACACTGTGTGACTCCATTCCACCTAGAGAACTCTTACCACAGCTAATACAAGTTTCATTCCGGACCCACATAGCAAATGGACAGACGGACAGTAAAAGGGGAAAGAACACAAGAGTTGTCCGGGTAGACAACTGTAACTAAAATTGTATTATAGATCATTCAGAGTCTGAAAAACAAGTCTTCCCTATGATCTAGTTTAAAACAAGCTCCGGCAACATAATCAAAACAAGGTACACATCCCTGAAGCcattaatatttcttttccatatctggataaactttcaagagttgacaaccaagatggAATTCACTTCAGTCTACCAAAGGTGGCGAGCACCGACTGCTCCTGAACACACgggcttcttttttaaaaggactCTGCTATTAGCACATTGTCACTTAAGCTCAGGAACTCCAATATCAATCCTCACCACCTTCAATAGTCTGTTGGTATACAGGGAAATCCTCGCAGTATGAGCAAAGGCAAGAGCTCCTTTTCTCCGTGAGCTGTCCCCTCCACATTGTAACCACTACCTGACAGCTAACCTGATGACAGACAAGAGTCAGACTTTATTTCATAGTTGgtatgtgtggtagtttgaatgaaaatggccccataggctcatagggactggcactattaggaggtgtggcctttttggagcaGGTGTGGTACTACTGCAGGAAGCGTGTTAGTGAGGGTGGGGGTTGAGATCTCAGATCCTCAAGCCAGGACTAGTGTGACAGatacagatgtagaactctccgcgacctctccagcatcatggctggctgcacgccaccatgcttctcgccatgatgataacagactaaacctctgaattgtaagtcAACCCCAatttgatgttttcctttataagagttgccattgccatggtcgtggtgtctcttcacatcaaaaGACACCCTAAGACcgtatatgtgtgtggggagaCTAATGTTTCATTCAACTCCTTTTGTGGAGAACCAGCTAAACTCACCAACTGCCAGCGGTTGGCCACTTCCTTAACTCACCTTATGAGTATCTGCTGAGATGCTGGTCACACCTTTCACCCGGAAATCAAACTGTTTCTTTAGTGGGTACCCTGCTTTCTCCATGAAGACAATGAGGAAGCCCCCCAGACAAGCATCCACATGAAAAGGTATTTTGTATTTGAGAGCCAGCTAGTTAAAAAAGAACATAGGAGATTTATACATAAACCCTTAGCAGGATATGAGTGGAAAGATAGGCTACTCTGAACTATACCCCATAGGTGTTAAGTGGCTACCTGTACATTTATTTGAAGAGAGGGTCTCATGTactccagcctggccttgaacataTTTAGCCCATGGAAGACCCTTCTGCCTCAGATGACCATGCCCAATTTCATGGGGTGCTGAAAATCAAAACCAGGACTTGGTGCTGGCCTGGAGtacactctaccaactgatccTCAATCCCAAACCCCAAAgagttatttttaacatttttaaatgaagtttatttttcatgtatatttAGTCTTCAAAAGAATCCATCTGAAATGTACTGCATGTACTTTGTATTTAAATATGCCTTGACCTCAAGCTCCCCTACCCCGTCATGTAAGAAATAGCAGAACTCTGATTTAatggcttctgggggaggggggttttaCTTCAGTCCTAAGTGGTGGGCATGTTCCTAATGGCAGACTACTTCCTGGTAGGAATCTAAGCATCTATTTCAAAATACCTGGCTTACAGGCAGCCTGGGTCACGTACTATCCTTTTCCCAACCAAGATGCCAGTGACTTTAAGAGGTTCCCAAAAGAGGTGCAGGGGCCTGCTTGCCTTAGGATTGATGAATGCTAGCAATCTCTGCTATGTTCAAACCTAAAAATCAAAACTCCTTCTCTTCACATAACCCTGTACATCGCATCTATCTTAAGTATTCATCTGCATAGCCTGTTTCTCACCTTGGCCACTTCAGGAATAGGATCGATCACACCATGAGGAAACTGTGGGGCAGAACACACCAGCATAGCTGTGTTCCGGGAGATGGCTCTTCTCATTGCCTAGGGATTGAAGGTTTAAGAGAAATAAGAATCTTAGTCACAGCTGCTCATGTCTTTTGCCGTAAGGACAATATAGACTACTGGCTCAGAGTCGAGGTTCACAAgtccctcctctgtctctgcacCCTGGGAAGACTGCCTTCTGCTATGAGGGGTGCACACAAGTCCACATGGAAACACTACCTGACAGCAATGCAACCGCTATGGAAATAGAAACAACACTGAGCTAGGAGGCAAAGGAGGCAACTGTACCAGACCCAAAATTTACCAATGAAGATTTAGTAAAAACTTGATTTAACCTTGCAACCTACAAATTCCAATAATGGAACAGCTTTGATAAATGAAAAGTTCCTCTACACATATGTGAGACATAAAAACATGTTCAGGTCCGTGAAAGCGGGTGTTGGGGCCAAGTACATCCATGCTCAtttcatgaataaagaaaagaaagtaaagggGTTACAAGTAAAATTGGGTTCTACACCATCAGGGACCAGATCATCCACCTGTTAGCACTAGAAATCTGGCTGTGTGTCACACTGTCAGTCTAGTTTCTGCTCTATTTGCTCTACTCTGAGCAGGGGAGTCCGTCTGTGTGACACTCTGCCCCTTGAACCTTCAGAGGACTCACCCGCACATTCACTTCCATGTTCTTGTCCACTGCAACACGTACAATCTTCATTCCAAAATAATGAGCTGCTTTGTCAAATGCAGCATGGGCACTCTCA
It encodes the following:
- the Sgpl1 gene encoding sphingosine-1-phosphate lyase 1, which produces MPSTDLLKLKDFEPYLEILEAYSTKAKNYVNGYCTKYEPWQLIAWSVLCTLLIVWVYELIFQPESLWSRFKKKLFRLIRKMPIIGRKIEEQLRKTKKDLVKHMPFLKVDREYVKALPAQGLSTAEVLEKLKEYSSMDVFWQEGKASGAVYNGEPKLTELLVQAYGEFAWSNPLHPDIFPGLRKLEAEIVRMACSLFNGGPDSCGCMTSGGTESILMACKAYRDLAFEKGIKTPEIVAPESAHAAFDKAAHYFGMKIVRVAVDKNMEVNVRAMRRAISRNTAMLVCSAPQFPHGVIDPIPEVAKLALKYKIPFHVDACLGGFLIVFMEKAGYPLKKQFDFRVKGVTSISADTHKYGYAPKGSSVVLYSDEKYRKYQFFVGADWQGGIYASPSMAGSRPGGIIASCWATLMHFGENGYVEATKQIIKTARFLKSELENIKGIFILGDPQVSVIALGSHDFDIYRLSNMMSAKGWNFNYLQFPKSIHFCITLVHTRKRVAIQFLKDIRESVTQIMKNPKAKTTGMGAIYGMAQATIDRNLVAEISSVFLDSLYSTDPVTQGSQMNGSPKPR